A window of the Scophthalmus maximus strain ysfricsl-2021 chromosome 8, ASM2237912v1, whole genome shotgun sequence genome harbors these coding sequences:
- the LOC118312226 gene encoding phospholipid-transporting ATPase ABCA1 isoform X2: protein MAVSTQLGLLLWKNFTYRRRQTIQLLIEIVWPLFIFFILISVRMHYPPYEQHECHFPNKAMPSAGTLPWVQGIICNANNPCFRNPTPGESPAVVGNFNDSIISRLFLDAKKILLYTQNDKSQEGYKGLLRALRKLQKNTASFKLKDFLKDNETLSHFLHHNASLPRHALKQIVEADVNLEKVLTKGFGFHLRDLCNTMPLEEFVHIADSNVSRMTQEIICHSSSDWLNKAQSHFLSNLDFLKPIRKDVRSDPKVVQEVSAATDLLLESLGALAVELAGMESWKDMRKEILYLTVNATGSPNQMYQAVSRIVCGHPEGGGLKIKSLNWYEDNNYKALFGNHGNDSDTDPLSAYDNSSTPYCNSMMRSLESSPISRMIWRALKPLLMGKILYTPDTPATQRIIHEVNKTFQELGVLRDLGGMWEELKPKVWNFMENGEEMDMVRTLLQNNASAAFFNAQLSETEWRVSDVFDFLSKASEDQRPAGSAHTWRDVFNETDQAIQTISRFMECVNLDKLEPVANEERLVNKSMGLLNNQKFWAGIVFPDITRSNSTDLPPNVNYKIRMDIDNVERTNKIKDGYWDPGPRADPFEDLRYIWGGFSYLQDVIEHGIIRAITGTKERTGVYIQQMPYPCYVDDMFLRVMSRSMPLFMTLAWMYSVAIIIKGVVYEKEARLKETMRIMGLNNGTLWLSWFISSLIPLLISAGLLVMLLKMGNLLPYSDPGVVFLFLGSFGVVTIMQCFLISTLFSRANLAAACGGIIYFTLYLPYVLCVAWQDYVGFGAKLVVSLLSPVAFGFGCEYFALFEEQGVGIQWSNLLASPLEEDSYNLTTSICLMLFDAFLYGVMTWYIEAVFPGQFGIPRPWYFPFTKTYWCGEKENKNFSTLMSKKDNAEAVCIEEEPGHIDPGVYIENLVKVYSHGNKLAVDGLSLRFYEGQITSFLGHNGAGKTTTMSILTGLFPPTSGTAYILGKDIRTELSTIRQNLGVCPQHNVLFSMLTVEEHIWFYARLKGLSEEKVKAEMEQIVNDVGLPHKRKSRSCTLSGGMQRKLSVALAFVGGSKVVILDEPTAGVDPYARRGIWDLLLKYRQGRTIILSTHHMDEADILGDRIAIISHGKLCCVGSSLFLKTQLGTGYYLTLVKRDYDLALQSCRNSASTVSYSKKTEKEDSVSESSSDAGLGSEPESETTTVDVSLISNVIFKHVPEARMVEDLGHEITYILPYKSAKDGAFVELFHELDDRLTDLGISSYGISDTTLEEIFLKVAEDSGVDAVELSDGVVPTRTRRRHAFGDHQSCLKPFTEDDFDFNDSEESRETDWLSGTDGKGSYKVKGWSLKRQQFVALLWKRFLYARRSRKGFFAQIVLPAVFVCIALVFSLIVPPFGKYPSLALDPGMYGEQFTFISNDLPEDPHINKLLGALTEKPGFGTRCMEGEPIRDTRCTEVEDEWSAPQVSESVKEMFDQGNWTMENPSPVCECSCEGRKKMLPECPAGAGGLPPPQMKISDKDTLQNLTGRNISDYLVKTYAQIIGKSLKNKIWVNEFRYGGFSLGARGSQLLSNRDEIDDAIAHLRRRFRLERGTAADRFFHSLSTFVQGLDTKNNVKIWFNNKGWHSIGSFLSVMNNGILRASLPAGKDPTKFGITAYNHPLNLTKEQLSQVALMTTSVDVLVSICVIFAMSFVPASFVVFLIQERVNKAKHMQFISGVQPLLYWLANFVWDMCNYIVPATLVIIIFVCFQQDAYVSSTNLPVLALLLLLYGWSITPLMYPASFFFKIPSTAYVVLTSVNILIGINGSVSTFVLELFGSNEIGGINDILKNVFLIFPHFCLGRGLIDMVKNQAMADALERFGENRFRSPLAWDMVGKNLFAMAVEGAVFFCITVLIQYRFCIKNRSSASHLKPIGEEDEDVARERQRILGGGGQSDILELRQLTKIYKRKQKPAVDRLCVGIPPGECFGLLGVNGAGKTSTFKMLTGDSLVTSGEAYLAGKSVTAEIDEVHQNMGYCPQFDAINDLLTGREHLEFYAILRGVPEKEVCEVAEWGIRKLGLVKYVDKSAGSYSGGNMRKLSTAIALIGGPPVVFLDEPTTGMDPKARRALWNTILSIIKEGRSVVLTSHSMEECEALCTRMAIMVNGRFRCLGSVQHLKNRFGDGYTIILRVAGPDPDLRPAMEFIEQELPGSTLKEKHRNMLQYQLPSSRTSLARIFSLLAKNKETLSIEDYSVSQTTLDQVFVNFAKDQSDEDHLKDLHLSKRDAVVVDFSQLNSLLTDNKTRESCV, encoded by the exons ATGGCAGTCTCCACTCAACTGGGTTTACTGCTTTGGAAAAACTTCACCTACCgacggagacagaca ATCCAGCTGCTGATTGAGATCGTCTGGCCCctgttcatcttcttcatcctgaTCTCAGTCCGAATGCATTATCCGCCCTACGAGCAACATGAAT GCCATTTCCCTAACAAGGCTATGCCCTCAGCGGGTACCCTGCCCTGGGTACAAGGCATCATCTGTAACGCCAACAACCCCTGCTTCCGCAATCCTACCCCCGGAGAGAGTCCTGCAGTTGTGGGAAACTTCAACGACTCCAT AATCTCCCGTCTGTTCCTCGATGCCAAAAAGATCCTGCTGTACACTCAGAATGATAAGAGCCAAGAGGGCTACAAGGGACTGCTGAGGGCCCTCAGGAAGCTGCAGAAGAACACTGCCA gTTTCAAGTTGAAGGACTTTTTGAAAGACAACGAGACCCTTTCCCACTTCCTGCACCACAACGCCTCACTTCCTCGTCACGCTTTGAAGCAGATAGTGGAGGCTGACGTCAATCTGGAGAAG GTGCTGACTAAAGGTTTTGGCTTCCATCTCAGAGACCTCTGTAACACCATGCCGCTGGAGGAGTTTGTTCACATCGCTGACAGCAACGTGTCCCGAATGACTCAAGAAATCATCTGCCACTCCTCCAGTGACTGGCTCAACAAGGCACagagccacttcctgtccaaTCTGGACTTCCTCAAACCCATTCGG aAGGATGTGAGGTCGGACCCCAAAGTTGTTCAGGAAGTCTCAGCTGCAACCGACCTTCTTCTGGAGAGCCTGGGAGCACTGGCTGTGGAG CTTGCCGGTATGGAGAGTTGGAAGGACATGCGAAAGGAGATCCTGTATCTAACTGTGAATGCCACAGGCTCTCCAAACCAGATGTACCAGGCTGTGTCACGTATCGTCTGCGGACACCCCGAGGGAGGTGGCCTCAAAATCAAGTCCCTCAACTGGTATGAGGACAACAACTACAAGGCCCTGTTTGGAAACCATGGCAACGACAGCGACACTGACCCTCTCTCTGCTTATGACAACTCTTCCA CTCCATACTGTAACAGCATGATGCGGAGCCTGGAGTCCAGCCCCATCTCCAGGATGATCTGGAGAGCTCTGAAGCCACTGCTCATGGGGAAGATCCTGTACACCCCAGATACTCCAGCAACACAGAGGATCATCCACGAG GTTAACAAGACCTTCCAGGAGCTCGGTGTGCTGAGGGATCTTGGTGGGATGTGGGAGGAGTTGAAACCCAAAGTTTGGAACTTCATGGAGAACGGCGAAGAAATGGACATGGTCCGG ACCCTGCTGCAGAATAACGCCAGCGCTGCGTTCTTTAACGCCCAGCTCAGTGAGACCGAGTGGCGCGTGTCAGACGTGTTCGACTTCCTGTCCAAGGCCTCGGAGGACCAAAGACCCGCAGGATCCGCCCATACGTGGAGAGATGTCTTCAACGAAACTGACCAGGCCATACAGACCATCTCACGCTTCATGGAG TGTGTGAACCTGGACAAGCTGGAGCCAGTAGCTAATGAAGAGCGATTGGTCAACAAGTCCATGGGTCTCCTGAACAACCAGAAATTCTGGGCAGGAATAGTGTTTCCTGACATCACCCGTAGCAACAGCACTGACCTGCCTCCCAACGTCAACTACAAGATCCGCATGGATATCGATAATGTGGAGAGGACGAACAAGATTAAAGATGG GTATTGGGACCCTGGTCCCAGAGCAGACCCCTTCGAGGATCTTCGGTACATCTGGGGCGGATTTTCCTACCTGCAGGACGTCATTGAGCATGGAATCATCAGAGCCATAACTGGCACCAAGGAGAGGACAGGCGTCTACATTCAGCAGATGCCTTACCCCTGTTACGTTGATGACAT GTTCCTGCGGGTGATGAGTCGATCGATGCCTCTCTTCATGACCTTGGCGTGGATGTACTCCGTGGCCATCATCATCAAGGGCGTTGTGTATGAGAAGGAGGCGAGGCTCAAGGAGACCATGAGGATCATGGGACTGAACAACGGCACCCTGTGGCTCAGCTGGTTCATCAGCAGTTTAATCCCACTGCTGATCAGCGCCGGCCTCTTGGTGATGTTATTAAAG ATGGGCAACCTGCTGCCTTACAGTGACCCaggtgttgtgtttcttttcctggGATCGTTTGGCGTAGTGACCATCATGCAGTGTTTCCTCATCAGCACCCTGTTCTCTCGTGCCAACTTGGCAGCTGCCTGCGGTGGCATCATCTACTTCACTCTCTACCTGCCCTATGTGCTGTGTGTCGCTTGGCAAGACTATGTCGGCTTTGGGGCGAAATTAGTTGTG aGTCTGCTGTCTCCTGTTGCCTTCGGGTTTGGCTGTGAATACTTTGCCCTGTTCGAGGAGCAAGGGGTTGGTATCCAGTGGTCGAATCTGCTGGCCAGCCCTCTGGAGGAAGACAGCTACAATCTGACCACCTCTATCTGCCTCATGCTGTTTGACGCTTTTCTCTACGGAGTAATGACCTGGTACATCGAAGCTGTGTTTCCTG gtCAGTTTGGTATCCCCAGGCCTTGGTACTTCCCTTTCACTAAGACGTACTGGTgtggggagaaagagaacaaaaactTTTCCACCCTTATGTCAAAGAAGGACAATGCTGAAG CTGTGTGCATTGAGGAGGAGCCGGGCCACATTGACCCAGGTGTTTACATCGAGAATCTGGTGAAGGTCTACAGCCATGGAAACAAGCTGGCTGTAGACGGACTGTCCCTGAGGTTCTACGAAGGACAAATCACCTCCTTCCTGGGACACAACGGAGCTGGCAAGACCACAACTAT GTCAATCCTGACGGGGCTGTTCCCACCCACATCTGGCACAGCCTACATCCTCGGCAAAGACATCCGCACTGAGCTCAGCACCATCCGACAGAATCTGGGCGTCTGTCCCCAGCACAACGTGCTTTTCAGCAT GCTGACAGTTGAAGAACACATCTGGTTCTACGCCCGTCTGAAGGGGCTGTCTGAGGAGAAGGTGAAGGCCGAAATGGAGCAGATTGTGAACGATGTTGGACTGCCTCACAAACGAAAATCCCGCTCCTGCACCCTGTCCG GTGGGATGCAGAGGAAGCTGTCAGTGGCCCTGGCTTTTGTTGGGGGCTCAAAGGTTGTGATTCTGGATGAACCCACGGCTGGGGTCGATCCTTATGCACGCAGGGGCATCTGGGACCTGCTGCTCAAATACAGACAGG GCCGCACAATCATCCTGTCCACTCATCATATGGACGAGGCCGACATCCTGGGTGACCGCATTGCCATCATTTCCCACGGGAAGCTGTGCTGCGTAGGCTCCTCGCTCTTCCTGAAGACTCAACTGGGGACAGGGTACTACCTGACCCTGGTCAAGAGAGACTACGACTTGGCACTTCAGTCCTGCAGGAATTCTGCCAGCACCGTCAGCTACAGCAAGAAAACAGAGAAG GAGGACAGCGTCTCAGAGAGCAGTTCAGATGCTGGGTTGGGCAGTGAACCGGAGAGTGAAACCACCACTGTTG ATGTCTCCCTCATCTCAAATGTGATATTCAAGCACGTCCCGGAGGCTCGCATGGTGGAGGATCTCGGCCATGAGATCACCTATATCTTGCCCTACAAGTCAGCTAAAGACGGGGCCTTTGTGGAGCTCTTCCATGAGCTGGACGACCGACTCACCGACCTAGGAATATCCAGTTATGGAATATCTGATACCACCCTGGAAGAG ATTTTCCTGAAAGTGGCTGAGGACAGTGGAGTCGACGCTGTCGAGCTTTCAG ACGGAGTCGTACCCACCAGGACTCGTCGCCGCCACGCCTTTGGAGACCACCAGAGCTGCCTGAAGCCCTTCACCGAGGATGACTTTGATTTCAACGACTCTGAAG AGTCCCGTGAGACCGACTGGCTCAGTGGAACAGATGGCAAAGGTTCATACAAGGTCAAAGGCTGGAGTCTGAAGAGACAGCAGTTTGTTGCACTACTCTGGAAACGATTCCTCTATGCACGGCGCTCCAGGAAAGGATTCTTTGCCCAG aTTGTTCTGCCtgcggtgtttgtgtgtatcgcCCTGGTGTTCAGTCTGATCGTCCCTCCATTTGGAAAGTACCCCAGTCTGGCTCTTGATCCCGGCATGTATGGAGAACAGTTTACCTTCATCAG tAATGACTTACCTGAGGACCCCCACATCAATAAACTACTCGGAGCTCTGACAGAAAAACCTGGATTTGGAACACGCTGCATGGAAGGAGAACCCATACG GGACACCCGCTGCACTGAAGTAGAGGACGAGTGGTCCGCCCCGCAAGTCTCTGAAAGTGTGAAGGAGATGTTCGACCAAGGCAACTGGACCATGGAGAATCCATCTCCAGTGTGCGAGTGCAGCTGCGAAGGGCGCAAGAAGATGCTGCCGGAGTGTCCGGCAGGCGCTGGCGGACTTCCACCCCCACAG ATGAAGATCAGCGACAAAGACACTCTCCAGAATTTGACTGGCAGAAACATCTCAGACTATCTTGTCAAAACCTACGCTCAGATTATTGGAAAGAG cctgaAGAACAAGATTTGGGTCAACGAGTTCAG ATACGGTGGCTTCTCGCTGGGTGCCAGGGGCTCGCAGCTTCTGTCCAACAGAGATGAAATTGACGATGCAATCGCTCACCTGAGGAGACGCTTCCGCCTGGAGAGG GGCACTGCAGCAGATCGCTTCTTTCACAGTCTCTCCACTTTTGTCCAAGGATTGGACACCAAGAATAACGTCAAG atATGGTTTAACAACAAGGGCTGGCACAGCATCGGCTCTTTCCTCAGTGTGATGAACAATGGCATCCTGCGGGCGAGTCTGCCAGCTGGCAAAGACCCCACTAAGTTTGGCATAACTGCCTACAATCACCCGCTCAACCTCACCAAGGAGCAGCTCTCGCAGGTCGCATT gATGACGACATCAGTGGACGTTTTGGTGTCCATCTGCGTGATCTTTGCAATGTCCTTTGTCCCGGCCAGCTTTGTGGTTTTCCTCATCCAGGAGAGAGTGAACAAAGCGAAACACATGCAGTTCATCAGTGGGGTGCAGCCTCTCCTCTACTGGCTGGCCAACTTTGTCTGGGATATG TGTAACTACATCGTCCCAGCCACATTGGTCATCATAATCTTTGTATGTTTTCAACAAGACGCCTACGTCTCCTCCACCAATCTGCCTGTGCTTGCCCTCCTGCTACTGCTCTACGG ATGGTCGATCACCCCTCTGATGTACCCAGCGTCATTTTTCTTTAAGATCCCTAGCACGGCCTATGTGGTTCTGACCAGCGTCAACATACTGATAGGAATCAATGGCAGCGTCTCCACATTTGTACTTGAGCTGTTTGGGAGCAAT GAGATCGGTGGTATCAACGATATCCTGAAGAACGTGTTCCTCATCTTCCCACACTTCTGTCTGGGCCGAGGACTGATTGACATGGTGAAGAATCAGGCAATGGCTGATGCTTTGGAGCGATTTG GTGAAAACCGGTTCCGTTCGCCTCTGGCCTGGGACATGGTGGGAAAGAATCTGTTTGCGATGGCCGTAGAGGGCGCTGTCTTCTTCTGCATCACCGTCCTCATTCAGTATCGCTTCTGCATCAAGAACAG gtcGTCTGCCAGTCACCTGAAGCCTAttggagaagaagatgaggacgTGGCCAGAGAGCGACAGAGGATCCTTGGTGGGGGAGGACAGTCGGACATCCTTGAGCTCAGGCAGCTTACTAAGATTTACAAGAGGAAACAGAAGCCAGCAGTGGACCGGCTGTGTGTTGGCATCCCCCCCGGAGAG tgcTTCGGTTTGCTCGGAGTGAATGGAGCAGGGAAAACCAGCACCTTCAAAATGCTGACAGGAGACTCCTTGGTGACAAGTGGAGAGGCCTATCTGGCTGGCAAAAG TGTAACGGCAGAGATCGATGAAGTGCATCAGAACATGGGCTACTGTCCTCAGTTTGATGCTATCAATGACCTGCTGACTGGCAGAGAGCATCTCGAGTTTTACGCCATCCTGAGAGGAGTGCCGGAGAAGGAAGTCTGCGAG GTGGCAGAGTGGGGCATCCGGAAGCTGGGCTTGGTCAAATATGTGGACAAGTCGGCAGGCAGCTACAGCGGAGGAAACATGAGGAAACTGTCTACTGCCATCGCTCTGATTGGAGGACCGCCTGTTGTGTTTCTG GATGAACCAACTACAGGCATGGACCCGAAGGCACGTCGGGCCTTATGGAACACCATCCTGAGCATCATCAAAGAAGGACGATCTGTCGTCCTCACATCTCACAG tatgGAGGAGTGTGAAGCGCTTTGCACCAGGATGGCCATCATGGTCAACGGCAGGTTCCGCTGTCTGGGCAGCGTGCAGCACCTCAAAAACAG gtTTGGCGATGGC